In Natronomonas halophila, one DNA window encodes the following:
- a CDS encoding DUF7571 family protein: protein MQPCQHCQTVIDEYILDKQLEPLRDLTVDDFNVCADCATIVADACVECGGAVYVPRSESTVPDYCPACRAELIERTGQDPGWQHDQLST, encoded by the coding sequence ATGCAACCGTGCCAACACTGTCAGACGGTCATCGACGAGTATATCCTGGATAAACAACTCGAACCGCTGCGCGACCTGACGGTAGACGACTTCAACGTTTGCGCGGACTGTGCGACCATCGTCGCGGATGCGTGCGTGGAGTGTGGCGGCGCGGTGTACGTCCCCCGAAGCGAATCGACGGTTCCCGACTACTGTCCGGCCTGCCGGGCCGAACTGATCGAGCGAACGGGCCAGGACCCGGGCTGGCAACACGACCAGCTGTCGACGTAG
- a CDS encoding cold-shock protein — MANGKVDFFNDTGGYGFISTDSDEVDDDEDVFFHMEDVGGPDLEEGQEVEFDIESSPKGPRATNLVRN; from the coding sequence ATGGCAAACGGTAAGGTTGACTTCTTCAACGACACTGGCGGCTACGGTTTCATTTCGACTGACAGCGACGAAGTAGACGACGACGAGGACGTTTTCTTCCACATGGAGGACGTCGGCGGCCCGGACCTCGAAGAAGGTCAGGAAGTCGAGTTCGACATCGAATCATCCCCCAAGGGACCCCGCGCGACGAACCTCGTCCGCAACTAA
- a CDS encoding peroxiredoxin, translated as MTLQQGADAPAIEAKNQNGETVMPDFEEPTVVYFYPRDGTPGCQLEARQFEADIESFRRAGVTVYGVSTDDVDSHREFADEEDLSFDLLADPYGEVAEAFDVEIRGDFVDRITFVLADGEVKAVVDADDMDPDGHADDVLAEVERVA; from the coding sequence ATGACGCTACAGCAAGGCGCGGACGCACCGGCTATCGAAGCCAAAAACCAGAACGGAGAGACCGTGATGCCGGACTTCGAGGAGCCGACGGTCGTCTACTTCTACCCGCGGGACGGCACGCCGGGCTGTCAACTCGAAGCCCGGCAGTTCGAGGCCGACATCGAATCGTTCCGGCGGGCGGGTGTGACCGTCTACGGCGTCTCGACGGACGATGTCGACTCCCACCGGGAGTTCGCCGACGAGGAGGACCTCTCCTTCGACCTGCTGGCGGACCCCTACGGGGAGGTAGCCGAGGCGTTCGATGTGGAGATACGCGGTGATTTCGTCGACCGAATCACGTTCGTCCTGGCCGACGGCGAAGTCAAAGCCGTCGTCGACGCCGACGATATGGACCCTGACGGCCACGCTGACGACGTACTGGCCGAAGTCGAGAGGGTTGCCTAA
- a CDS encoding peroxiredoxin, with amino-acid sequence MLDVGEPAPDVEASNQHGESVTPDFEVPTVLYFYVEDGTPGCSTQADQFARERESYADAGVTVYGVSTDGVDSHREFAESEGIDYDLLADPDGELCDAFGVLRDSQGRAERTTFVLADGEVRRVYGGVSADGHARDVLMDMLDDGIVSL; translated from the coding sequence ATGCTTGACGTAGGCGAGCCCGCCCCGGACGTCGAAGCGTCGAACCAGCACGGCGAGTCGGTCACCCCCGATTTCGAGGTTCCGACCGTCCTGTACTTCTACGTCGAGGACGGCACGCCCGGGTGTTCGACGCAGGCCGACCAGTTCGCACGCGAGCGTGAATCCTACGCCGATGCCGGCGTGACCGTCTACGGCGTCTCGACGGACGGCGTCGACTCCCACCGGGAGTTCGCCGAAAGCGAGGGCATCGATTACGACCTGCTGGCGGACCCCGACGGCGAACTCTGCGATGCGTTCGGCGTGCTGCGGGATAGCCAAGGCCGGGCCGAGCGAACGACGTTCGTCTTGGCTGACGGCGAGGTTCGGCGCGTCTACGGCGGCGTTTCGGCTGACGGACACGCCCGCGACGTGCTGATGGACATGCTCGACGACGGCATCGTGTCACTTTAG